One genomic region from Marinomonas maritima encodes:
- a CDS encoding ABC transporter permease: MVNIVPGLVAVILTMTMILFTSAAIVREHEHGNMEFLITTPVRPIELMIGKISPYVIVGLIQVAIILSVGHWVFSVPIRGSFWSLLSGSILFIFASLTLGLVLSTIAKTQLQATQVTIFILLPSILLSGFMFPYDAMPVAAQWIAEALPVTHFIRMIRAIALRDANILLLGKDALWLGLFTVGGIIIASLRFKKTLG; the protein is encoded by the coding sequence GTGGTCAATATCGTCCCAGGGCTGGTGGCTGTCATTCTTACCATGACGATGATTTTATTCACGTCTGCCGCTATCGTACGTGAACATGAACACGGCAATATGGAATTTCTAATCACAACCCCAGTTCGTCCAATAGAATTGATGATTGGCAAGATCTCACCCTACGTCATCGTCGGGCTTATACAGGTTGCGATTATTTTAAGTGTCGGCCATTGGGTCTTTTCCGTTCCGATTAGGGGCAGTTTTTGGTCTCTACTAAGCGGCTCCATTTTGTTTATTTTTGCCAGCTTAACCCTTGGACTGGTGCTGTCCACCATTGCCAAAACGCAACTACAAGCGACGCAAGTGACCATCTTTATACTGCTGCCTTCCATTTTACTTTCAGGCTTTATGTTCCCCTACGACGCCATGCCCGTTGCCGCGCAATGGATAGCAGAAGCCCTGCCCGTCACCCACTTTATCCGCATGATTCGTGCTATTGCATTGCGTGACGCCAATATTCTGCTATTGGGAAAAGACGCGTTATGGCTGGGGTTATTTACCGTAGGCGGGATAATCATTGCGTCATTACGCTTTAAAAAGACACTGGGATAG
- a CDS encoding ATP-binding cassette domain-containing protein — translation MNNSTHTTPDQVEYAIEAKGLSKRFGNNIAVNKLDLKIPKGSIYGFLGPNGCGKSTSIRLLTGLLGASEGDVSILGKPLYDHQQTHASLTLPIGQWIVDGSDTVIASSIRALRYMPLDEVANRNTHHTQL, via the coding sequence ATGAACAATTCAACACACACGACACCAGATCAAGTGGAATACGCCATTGAAGCAAAAGGTCTAAGCAAACGCTTTGGCAATAACATAGCGGTCAATAAGCTCGACTTAAAAATCCCTAAAGGCAGCATCTATGGCTTTCTTGGGCCAAATGGCTGTGGTAAATCCACCAGCATTCGTCTGCTTACCGGTTTATTAGGCGCCAGCGAAGGCGACGTCAGCATTCTAGGCAAACCGTTATACGACCACCAACAAACGCATGCATCACTCACGCTGCCAATAGGGCAATGGATCGTCGATGGTTCGGATACGGTGATTGCGTCCAGTATTCGAGCGCTGCGATACATGCCTTTAGACGAAGTAGCGAACCGTAATACGCACCACACCCAGCTTTGA
- a CDS encoding HlyD family secretion protein produces the protein MTVNFVVTAHTLTLFFVASEATQAASNEAELKYQRFTTLYKSKVVGKADFDTAKANRDSTKAKAQQTYDQWLELKNGAREEDIAQSNAKVQAAQAALLWQEKAREDLTIKAPVDGTIDTLPWHVGDRVAFGSLLSAQRPYALVYLPASVLTKIKTGDAVNVFADGIEAPIQGRVSNIRSQPAYTPFYALNERDRARLMYLTDIDLLQADNLPTGLAVEIRLP, from the coding sequence ATGACAGTAAATTTCGTCGTAACTGCCCATACTCTTACCTTATTTTTTGTGGCCTCTGAAGCCACTCAAGCCGCCAGTAATGAAGCAGAACTCAAGTATCAACGTTTCACGACACTCTACAAAAGCAAGGTGGTTGGCAAAGCCGATTTTGATACGGCAAAAGCCAACAGAGACAGTACCAAAGCCAAAGCGCAACAAACCTACGACCAATGGTTAGAATTAAAAAACGGTGCGCGTGAAGAAGACATCGCCCAATCCAATGCTAAGGTTCAGGCGGCGCAGGCCGCTCTGTTATGGCAGGAAAAAGCGCGTGAAGATCTCACTATTAAGGCACCGGTTGATGGCACCATTGATACACTTCCTTGGCATGTTGGAGATCGTGTTGCTTTTGGCAGTTTACTGTCTGCTCAGCGCCCTTATGCACTGGTATATTTACCCGCCAGTGTGTTAACAAAAATCAAAACGGGCGACGCCGTTAACGTCTTTGCCGATGGCATCGAAGCGCCTATTCAAGGACGAGTCAGTAATATCCGCTCACAACCTGCTTACACACCTTTTTATGCACTGAATGAGCGGGACCGAGCGCGGCTCATGTATCTAACAGACATCGACCTATTACAAGCAGACAATCTGCCCACAGGCTTGGCGGTTGAGATACGCCTACCATGA
- a CDS encoding SDR family NAD(P)-dependent oxidoreductase produces the protein MQYSILITGCSTGIGLEAAKMLQDRQFLVVASCRKQEDVAALKAQGIKHVVQLDLADSDSIAKGLEETLAITHGHLFALFNNGAYGQPGAVEDLPVDVLRAQFESNFFGTHELTTKVLSIMLAQGYGRIINNSSVLGLVAAPFRGAYNASKFALEGLTDTLRLELFDTPIKVSLIEPGPIESHFRANALTALKDNIDMVNSRHQKGYEEAIARLSQEGVTSSQTLPASAVVKKLIHALESKRPRARYYVTTPTYAAVFMKRVLPTCLLDWVMRRQGA, from the coding sequence ATGCAGTACTCCATTCTTATTACAGGTTGTTCAACGGGCATTGGTTTGGAAGCCGCCAAAATGCTTCAAGACCGTCAGTTTCTTGTGGTGGCCAGTTGCCGCAAACAAGAAGACGTAGCCGCATTGAAAGCTCAGGGCATAAAGCATGTTGTACAGTTGGATTTGGCAGACTCTGATTCGATTGCAAAAGGGTTGGAGGAGACATTAGCCATTACGCATGGGCATTTGTTTGCCCTGTTTAATAATGGCGCTTATGGTCAGCCTGGTGCGGTGGAAGATTTGCCTGTGGATGTATTAAGAGCGCAGTTTGAGAGTAATTTTTTTGGCACTCATGAACTGACAACAAAAGTGCTTAGTATCATGTTAGCTCAAGGTTATGGTCGGATTATCAATAACAGTTCGGTGCTTGGTTTAGTTGCTGCGCCGTTTAGAGGGGCTTATAACGCGAGCAAGTTTGCCTTAGAAGGGTTAACAGATACTTTACGTTTGGAGTTATTCGATACACCGATAAAGGTCAGTTTGATTGAACCCGGTCCAATCGAAAGTCACTTTCGTGCCAATGCGTTGACCGCGCTAAAAGACAATATCGATATGGTGAACAGTCGCCATCAAAAAGGTTACGAAGAAGCGATAGCACGGCTCAGTCAAGAAGGTGTGACGTCATCGCAAACATTGCCAGCCAGTGCGGTGGTTAAAAAATTGATTCATGCCTTAGAATCAAAACGACCTAGAGCGCGTTATTACGTAACAACACCAACCTATGCGGCGGTCTTCATGAAACGTGTATTGCCAACGTGTTTGTTAGACTGGGTGATGCGTCGCCAAGGCGCTTAG
- a CDS encoding alpha/beta hydrolase — MSASIGQHWKQVNKCEDLLGADFIARTFAFSGPKTQVYSTLIHHVGNPNAEKAILYVHGYTDYFFQTGLAEHFIGLGYRFYAVDLQGYGRSIRPSPPPNWCDSIEQYSQDVDIALATMKQDGINDVVILGHSTGGLVVSTYLALPHALPERASHYHKAFPAVSGLILNSPFLALPFPPLALNQISWSIRALVSALPFLCLRAKKINIYSKTLHRKFGGEWDYRLDWKPAEGFDLSFHWLREIIFAQRNLANQKIDIPTLLCHSDISTIGKSTIEETQQGDGVLDVDSMQDAASKTFNNLTTASIPKGFHDLYLSHQPAQTAYLSAITDWLKQFNENHQEP, encoded by the coding sequence ATGAGCGCATCAATAGGACAACACTGGAAACAAGTTAACAAATGTGAAGACCTATTAGGCGCCGATTTTATCGCTCGCACTTTTGCCTTTTCAGGCCCCAAAACCCAAGTCTATAGCACGCTCATTCATCATGTTGGCAACCCAAACGCCGAAAAAGCCATTTTGTATGTCCACGGTTATACCGATTATTTTTTTCAAACGGGTTTGGCTGAGCATTTCATTGGCCTCGGCTATCGTTTCTATGCTGTGGACCTACAAGGCTATGGTCGTTCTATTCGCCCTTCACCCCCACCCAATTGGTGTGATTCGATTGAGCAATACAGCCAAGACGTAGACATTGCCTTAGCCACAATGAAACAAGACGGCATTAATGACGTTGTCATACTAGGACATTCCACTGGCGGCTTAGTCGTGTCTACTTACTTGGCACTCCCCCATGCTTTGCCTGAGCGAGCGAGCCATTACCATAAAGCGTTTCCAGCTGTCAGTGGTCTCATTCTAAACAGCCCATTTCTTGCGCTTCCCTTTCCACCATTAGCACTCAATCAGATAAGCTGGTCCATTCGAGCCTTAGTTTCTGCTTTACCTTTTTTGTGTTTACGAGCCAAAAAAATCAATATTTATTCGAAGACACTGCACCGTAAGTTTGGTGGAGAATGGGACTATCGATTGGATTGGAAACCCGCAGAAGGCTTTGATTTGTCTTTCCATTGGCTGCGCGAAATCATCTTTGCACAACGTAATCTTGCCAATCAAAAAATAGACATTCCAACTTTGTTATGCCATTCAGACATCAGCACAATAGGAAAATCAACCATAGAAGAAACCCAACAAGGCGATGGTGTATTAGACGTCGACAGCATGCAAGACGCTGCCAGCAAAACCTTTAATAACCTAACAACCGCCTCTATTCCGAAGGGCTTCCATGATTTGTACCTATCACATCAGCCCGCTCAAACCGCCTATTTGTCGGCCATCACTGATTGGTTAAAACAGTTCAACGAAAATCACCAAGAACCCTAA
- a CDS encoding HlyU family transcriptional regulator: MGILSGLKGLFSGGESPPEKAEETIEYKGFSIVPAPMKDGGQFRVAAIITKGEGEDQKTHKFIRSDLMPNRDECIQITLRKTKLTIDQLGDNIFG, from the coding sequence ATGGGTATTTTATCTGGCCTTAAAGGTCTATTTTCAGGCGGCGAAAGCCCACCAGAAAAAGCAGAAGAAACAATAGAGTATAAAGGTTTTTCAATCGTCCCCGCACCAATGAAAGACGGCGGTCAATTTAGAGTGGCAGCGATCATCACTAAAGGGGAAGGCGAAGATCAAAAAACACACAAATTCATTCGCTCAGATTTAATGCCAAACCGTGACGAATGTATTCAAATCACGCTTCGCAAAACAAAGTTGACCATAGACCAACTAGGCGACAATATTTTCGGCTAA
- a CDS encoding VF530 family protein, whose product MSETQVNNPLHGVKLEKVVTDLVEHYGWEELSIRININCFKSDPSVKSSLKFLRKTPWAREKVEALFLETFTH is encoded by the coding sequence ATGAGCGAAACACAAGTTAATAACCCTTTGCATGGTGTGAAGTTAGAAAAGGTCGTAACGGATCTAGTAGAGCACTATGGCTGGGAGGAGTTGTCTATTCGTATCAATATTAATTGTTTTAAAAGTGATCCGTCGGTGAAATCCAGTTTGAAATTTTTACGCAAAACACCTTGGGCGAGAGAAAAAGTAGAAGCGTTGTTTTTAGAAACATTTACTCATTAA
- a CDS encoding GGDEF domain-containing protein, producing MSTRQQPQTSVPPEALHKWLSILVCVLHCMYFLLNMLLMQKIGIGAVQVIVAVFSGYCFYSSLKERYQPWQSYTLMALLTFNILASASLMEFWAGAIFWSLALPLWYYNLFGLKKGFCCSAMIVIFSATILYLRTDTSLFMPYRTVFNFTLAYSSVWLMCHIYEVQRQKANLFLRSLALQDALTGVQNRHALKADFSAVRKKAESIHMLIIDIDRFKSINDKFGHDIGDSVLIKVANELKQSIQGLSVYRLGGEEFVVLLKGISDIQAYEQAEVIRKAIEQATFHSHTDAITLTVSIGISSLQPEQEFTDFLRAADVKLYQAKHEGRNQVRN from the coding sequence ATGAGCACTCGACAACAGCCACAAACCTCGGTTCCACCTGAAGCATTACATAAATGGTTAAGCATTTTGGTGTGCGTGCTGCACTGTATGTATTTTTTATTAAACATGCTGTTGATGCAAAAAATAGGAATCGGCGCCGTACAAGTTATTGTGGCTGTCTTTAGTGGCTATTGCTTTTACTCTTCATTAAAAGAACGCTATCAGCCATGGCAAAGTTATACCTTAATGGCGCTTTTAACCTTCAACATTTTAGCGTCTGCATCATTAATGGAGTTTTGGGCGGGCGCGATCTTTTGGAGCCTAGCCTTACCACTTTGGTACTACAACTTATTTGGATTAAAAAAAGGCTTTTGTTGTAGCGCCATGATTGTCATATTTTCCGCTACCATTTTATACCTTCGAACAGACACAAGCCTTTTCATGCCCTATCGAACCGTTTTCAACTTCACCTTGGCTTATTCCTCTGTTTGGTTAATGTGTCATATCTACGAAGTACAACGCCAAAAAGCTAACCTATTTCTACGCTCTCTCGCATTGCAAGACGCCTTAACTGGTGTACAAAACCGCCACGCACTAAAAGCAGACTTTAGCGCTGTCCGTAAAAAAGCGGAAAGCATTCACATGCTCATCATTGATATTGATCGCTTTAAAAGCATCAATGATAAATTTGGCCATGACATTGGTGACTCCGTATTGATTAAAGTCGCCAATGAACTTAAACAATCAATTCAAGGCCTAAGCGTCTACCGTTTAGGTGGTGAGGAGTTTGTTGTTTTATTAAAGGGAATAAGCGATATACAAGCCTATGAACAGGCTGAAGTCATTAGAAAAGCGATTGAGCAAGCAACATTCCATAGCCATACAGATGCAATCACACTCACCGTCAGCATTGGCATCAGTTCATTACAACCAGAACAAGAATTTACCGACTTTCTGCGAGCGGCCGATGTGAAGCTTTATCAGGCTAAACATGAAGGACGAAATCAAGTACGTAATTAA
- a CDS encoding GGDEF domain-containing protein, with protein MSIQPNSLLLETRHTLHKWLSLSTGVIILFFSFLNVVILKQTTIGLTEAFFGLLHLYFFYSAYQGKIKKWHTYMLITSLTVTIFYVFYSADLRAGSVYWLIILPPLYCLLAGPKLGLVYTILLSLPAISFLFIKSDIESYIPHRSVLNFSLAYFLSFAICYLYETQYTKSSQILHRMAFEDPLTGTKNRHALKFFFDDFNQEAMDPFQEKYEPEETRLLMIDIDHFKSVNDEFGHDVGDSVLVEMAELLQSYTDNHHVYRIGGEEFLIIQNSTSTQAYEFAESIRKRIENNIFRTRQKNIKITVSIGIAELKRGQTFREFLRVADKNLYSAKNKGRNLVHYNSISLSEAV; from the coding sequence ATGAGCATTCAACCAAACTCTTTATTATTAGAAACGAGACACACCCTACATAAGTGGCTTAGCCTAAGCACGGGCGTCATCATTCTTTTTTTCAGTTTTCTGAATGTCGTCATTTTAAAGCAGACGACTATTGGCTTAACAGAAGCGTTTTTTGGTCTATTGCACCTGTACTTTTTCTATTCGGCGTACCAAGGGAAGATTAAAAAATGGCATACTTATATGTTAATTACTTCTTTAACGGTCACTATTTTTTACGTGTTTTATTCTGCTGATTTAAGAGCAGGCTCCGTGTATTGGCTCATTATTTTACCGCCGTTATACTGTTTATTAGCAGGGCCAAAACTAGGCCTTGTTTACACCATTTTACTCTCTCTTCCTGCTATCTCTTTTTTATTCATCAAATCGGACATAGAAAGCTATATTCCCCATCGATCCGTACTGAATTTTTCGCTCGCGTATTTTCTGTCTTTTGCCATCTGTTATTTATATGAAACACAGTACACAAAAAGCAGTCAAATATTACATAGAATGGCATTTGAAGACCCGTTAACGGGTACTAAGAATCGACACGCATTGAAGTTTTTCTTTGATGATTTTAATCAAGAGGCTATGGACCCTTTCCAAGAAAAGTACGAACCAGAAGAAACGAGACTTTTGATGATTGATATTGACCACTTTAAGAGCGTCAATGATGAATTCGGACACGACGTCGGTGATTCGGTACTGGTGGAAATGGCCGAGTTACTTCAATCCTACACAGACAACCATCATGTTTACCGAATTGGCGGAGAAGAGTTTCTTATTATTCAAAATAGTACTTCAACGCAAGCGTATGAATTTGCAGAGTCAATTCGTAAGCGCATTGAAAACAACATTTTCAGAACTCGCCAAAAAAACATAAAAATTACGGTCAGTATTGGTATAGCAGAACTTAAAAGAGGGCAAACTTTCAGAGAGTTTTTGCGTGTCGCTGATAAAAATCTCTATTCAGCAAAGAATAAAGGACGTAATTTAGTGCACTACAACTCTATTAGTCTTTCCGAGGCGGTATAA
- a CDS encoding NYN domain-containing protein: protein MSNVTILVDVQNVYYTTRQAFGRSFDYNTFWQQATQGRDVVKAIAYAIDRGDEKQRQFQNILRAIGFEVKLKPFIQRSDGSAKGDWDVGIAIDGIEHGKDSDVLILVSGDGDFDILARTLREKYQTKVEVYGVEALTAQSLINSADHFTPIDNKLLLK, encoded by the coding sequence ATGAGCAATGTAACGATTTTAGTCGATGTTCAAAACGTTTATTACACAACCCGACAAGCTTTTGGACGTTCTTTCGATTACAACACGTTTTGGCAACAAGCCACTCAAGGCCGAGACGTTGTAAAAGCCATTGCTTACGCCATAGACCGAGGTGATGAAAAACAACGTCAATTTCAGAATATTCTTCGAGCTATCGGCTTTGAGGTGAAATTAAAACCGTTTATTCAGCGATCCGATGGGTCCGCAAAAGGTGATTGGGATGTTGGTATTGCGATTGATGGAATAGAACATGGTAAAGACAGCGACGTGCTCATATTGGTTTCTGGCGACGGCGACTTTGACATACTGGCTAGAACACTGAGAGAAAAATATCAAACCAAGGTTGAGGTGTATGGTGTAGAAGCCCTAACGGCGCAGTCTTTGATCAATTCTGCCGACCACTTCACCCCTATTGATAACAAATTGTTACTCAAATAA
- a CDS encoding DUF4870 family protein, giving the protein MSGFEPENRVRPLTPREENAKSNVVIAYVFMLLGIFTGIFWLIGAIWAMVKVNEARGTLFEDHYANIISTFWWGIFLSVIGVILAFFFIGYILLFGVWVWSIFRMVKGIARATSNQSYRVMFNPF; this is encoded by the coding sequence ATGTCAGGATTTGAACCCGAAAATCGCGTTAGGCCGCTAACACCAAGAGAAGAGAATGCCAAAAGCAACGTCGTGATTGCGTATGTGTTTATGCTACTGGGAATATTCACCGGCATTTTTTGGTTAATTGGTGCTATTTGGGCAATGGTAAAAGTAAATGAAGCCCGCGGAACTCTGTTTGAAGACCATTACGCCAACATTATCAGTACTTTTTGGTGGGGGATCTTTTTGAGTGTGATTGGCGTGATATTGGCTTTCTTTTTTATTGGTTATATTTTGTTATTTGGTGTCTGGGTTTGGTCAATTTTCAGAATGGTAAAAGGCATTGCCAGAGCCACGTCTAACCAGTCCTATCGGGTGATGTTTAACCCTTTTTAG
- a CDS encoding ribonuclease J, producing the protein MNMNLYGHDGQWLMVDCGVSFNEPLTPDDLRTSEIVCADPRFISEQKERLAGIVITHAHEDHVGALPFLWRRFKCPVYTTAFTAEVLRRKLLQVGLADDVPVIVVKENETKKIGVFNVKWLALTHSVPEPFAMTIDTPVGRIFHTGDWKIDNKPIIGDGFSPATFKALAKENILAMVCDSTNALKEGFSPSESDCYHGLLKTIEAEKNRVVVGCFSSNVARLVGLGRVAKETGRYLALIGRSLTNMVSAARVTGHWPDDLPIIDAAHLGYLPREEVLAVVTGSQGEARATLNRLAADNCFDLSLEADDLVIFSAMRIPGNEQAIDRLAEQFKGRKIRTLQAHETDLTIHVSGHPCQEELKQLYTWVQPQLAIPVHGEPKHLDANAEVAKRSHVPQQLIGRNGDLYQLAPSVKVQRQQVKVGRIALLR; encoded by the coding sequence ATGAACATGAATCTTTATGGTCATGACGGTCAATGGTTAATGGTCGATTGTGGCGTGTCTTTTAACGAACCGTTAACACCGGACGACCTTCGAACGTCCGAGATTGTGTGCGCAGACCCTCGCTTTATTAGCGAGCAAAAAGAGCGTTTGGCCGGTATTGTGATTACCCACGCCCATGAAGATCATGTGGGCGCGTTGCCTTTCTTATGGCGCCGTTTCAAATGTCCTGTGTACACCACAGCGTTTACTGCCGAAGTGCTGCGTCGAAAATTGCTGCAAGTGGGTTTGGCCGACGACGTACCCGTGATTGTCGTGAAGGAAAACGAAACCAAGAAAATTGGTGTTTTTAACGTGAAGTGGTTGGCGTTAACGCATTCTGTGCCAGAGCCTTTTGCGATGACCATCGACACGCCGGTAGGGCGTATTTTTCACACGGGTGATTGGAAAATTGATAATAAACCGATTATTGGAGACGGTTTTTCTCCTGCTACTTTTAAAGCCTTAGCCAAAGAAAATATTTTGGCCATGGTCTGTGATTCTACTAATGCATTAAAGGAAGGTTTTTCTCCGTCCGAGAGCGATTGTTATCATGGTTTGTTGAAAACCATTGAGGCAGAAAAGAATCGTGTTGTGGTGGGGTGTTTTAGCAGTAATGTGGCGCGTTTAGTAGGATTGGGCAGAGTCGCCAAAGAAACCGGGCGTTACCTCGCGTTAATTGGTCGATCGCTAACGAACATGGTCAGCGCCGCCAGAGTAACTGGCCATTGGCCAGACGATTTGCCTATTATCGATGCGGCGCATCTTGGTTATTTGCCAAGAGAAGAAGTGCTGGCCGTCGTCACCGGAAGCCAAGGTGAAGCAAGAGCGACGTTAAACCGATTGGCCGCCGACAATTGTTTTGATCTAAGCCTTGAAGCAGACGATTTAGTGATTTTCAGCGCCATGCGTATTCCGGGTAACGAACAAGCGATAGACCGCTTAGCCGAACAATTCAAGGGTCGAAAAATACGCACCTTACAGGCTCATGAAACCGACTTAACGATTCACGTGAGCGGCCATCCATGCCAAGAAGAATTGAAACAACTTTATACTTGGGTTCAGCCGCAACTGGCGATTCCCGTTCATGGCGAACCGAAGCATTTGGACGCGAACGCAGAAGTGGCAAAACGCAGTCATGTACCTCAACAATTGATCGGTCGAAATGGTGATTTGTACCAACTGGCTCCAAGCGTGAAAGTGCAGCGCCAACAGGTGAAAGTCGGCCGTATTGCGTTGTTAAGATAA
- the epmB gene encoding EF-P beta-lysylation protein EpmB: MNIILQIFDVIPIQTKNNISWSQHLSQAVTSLPELVKHLGLPESLSQQGIEAHQSFKLLVPRPYLSRIEYGNPNDPLLLQILPSAAEMQNVIGYTKDPLEEADHNPQKAIVHKYKRRLLVITTGTCAVNCRYCFRRHFPYGDNQLAQAEWQSVIEYLEKHPEVNEVILSGGDPLMMKDALLADKIRLLEALPQIKRLRIHSRLPVVIPARVCDDMLTWINKSRLDIIMVWHINHANEMDSELAHAAFKLKQAGVTMLNQGVLLKGINDTVAAQVNLSEAVFDAGILPYYMFTLDPVEGAAHFDISIEDAQRLMGKVAAELPGYLVPRLAKEIPGKPAKSVFAPLFDTEI; the protein is encoded by the coding sequence ACCTATTCAAACAAAGAACAATATAAGCTGGTCACAGCACCTGTCACAAGCCGTAACGTCCTTGCCAGAACTGGTTAAGCACCTTGGTTTGCCTGAAAGTCTATCTCAACAAGGTATTGAGGCCCACCAAAGCTTTAAATTATTGGTGCCTCGTCCTTACTTGTCTCGTATTGAATACGGCAATCCGAATGATCCGCTGTTGTTGCAAATTTTGCCCAGCGCCGCCGAGATGCAAAACGTCATCGGTTATACGAAAGACCCATTAGAAGAAGCGGATCACAATCCACAAAAAGCCATCGTACATAAATACAAACGTCGCTTATTGGTCATCACCACAGGCACTTGCGCGGTAAATTGCCGTTATTGTTTTCGTCGTCATTTTCCTTATGGTGATAACCAATTAGCGCAAGCTGAGTGGCAATCGGTGATTGAGTATCTAGAAAAACACCCTGAGGTGAACGAGGTTATCCTAAGCGGCGGCGACCCATTGATGATGAAAGACGCCCTGCTCGCGGACAAAATTCGTCTACTCGAAGCCTTACCGCAAATAAAACGCCTGCGCATTCATTCACGATTACCCGTGGTGATTCCCGCTCGAGTTTGCGATGACATGCTGACATGGATAAACAAAAGTCGCCTCGACATCATTATGGTATGGCACATTAACCACGCCAATGAAATGGACAGCGAACTCGCTCACGCGGCATTCAAATTAAAGCAAGCCGGCGTCACTATGTTAAACCAAGGCGTGTTATTAAAAGGAATAAACGACACGGTCGCCGCTCAAGTCAATCTGAGCGAAGCCGTGTTTGATGCGGGGATTTTACCTTACTACATGTTCACTTTGGACCCGGTCGAAGGCGCGGCGCATTTTGATATTTCTATTGAAGACGCACAGCGATTAATGGGCAAGGTGGCTGCCGAGTTACCCGGCTATTTAGTACCAAGACTCGCCAAAGAAATACCCGGAAAACCCGCCAAGAGCGTATTCGCACCGCTGTTTGATACAGAAATTTAA